One region of Mycolicibacterium lutetiense genomic DNA includes:
- a CDS encoding MBL fold metallo-hydrolase, with the protein MILEQYYIECLSHASYLIGDPTSGRAIVVDPRRDITEYLADADRFGLTIEGVINTHFHADFVSGHLELVEATGAWIGFGEAAETDYPIRRLAAGEHISLGAVDLEILTTPGHTWESISVLVRERSGAVPTAVLTGDSMFIGDVGRPDLVNLGNGSTSDLARAMYHTIHDTLLTLPDEVTVMPAHGAGSSCGKNLSTELTSTIGEQRRTNPSVQPMSETDFVELITDGQPAAPSYFSVNAAMNKRQHPLLDQSRSIPEFSPAQVREALAADMRVVDARSVDDFAAAHLRGSVNVGFDGRFAETGGMVAEVGEQIVLIAYPGEEQEAALRLARIGSDNAIGYLNVAADGTFPAELSDLMVAAPRVGITELDRMLDQHEVTLIDIRNPGERESGAIPGSIAIPLAQLRTRFADIPTDKPVVLHCAGGWRSSVAASLLRAEGFAGAADLVGGYNAWAESHISTN; encoded by the coding sequence ATGATCCTCGAGCAGTACTACATCGAATGTCTCTCGCACGCCTCGTATTTGATCGGCGACCCCACATCAGGCCGGGCAATCGTGGTCGACCCCCGCAGAGACATCACCGAGTACCTGGCTGACGCCGATCGCTTCGGGCTGACCATCGAAGGTGTGATCAACACGCACTTCCACGCTGACTTCGTCTCCGGGCACCTCGAGCTCGTCGAAGCCACCGGCGCATGGATCGGATTCGGTGAGGCAGCCGAGACCGACTACCCCATCCGGCGGCTGGCGGCCGGCGAACACATCTCGTTGGGCGCCGTCGACCTGGAGATCCTGACCACCCCGGGCCACACCTGGGAGTCGATCAGTGTGCTGGTCCGCGAACGTTCCGGGGCCGTCCCCACCGCCGTGCTGACCGGTGACTCGATGTTCATCGGCGATGTCGGCCGACCCGATCTGGTCAACCTGGGTAACGGTTCGACCAGCGACCTGGCCCGGGCCATGTACCACACAATCCACGACACACTGCTCACGCTGCCCGACGAGGTGACCGTGATGCCCGCCCACGGCGCCGGCTCCTCCTGCGGCAAGAACCTGTCCACGGAACTGACGTCGACCATCGGCGAGCAACGCCGCACCAACCCGTCGGTGCAGCCGATGAGCGAGACGGATTTCGTCGAGTTGATCACCGACGGTCAACCCGCGGCACCGTCGTACTTCTCGGTGAACGCCGCGATGAACAAGCGGCAGCATCCGCTGCTGGACCAATCCCGGTCCATCCCCGAGTTCAGCCCGGCTCAGGTGCGCGAAGCGCTCGCCGCCGACATGCGGGTGGTCGATGCCCGCAGCGTGGACGATTTCGCCGCCGCCCACCTGCGCGGCTCGGTCAACGTCGGGTTCGACGGCCGCTTCGCCGAGACCGGCGGAATGGTCGCCGAGGTGGGCGAGCAGATCGTGCTCATCGCCTACCCGGGCGAGGAACAGGAGGCCGCGCTGCGGTTGGCCCGCATCGGTTCCGACAACGCCATCGGCTACCTCAACGTGGCCGCCGACGGCACCTTCCCCGCGGAGCTGTCCGACCTCATGGTCGCCGCACCGCGGGTCGGGATCACCGAACTCGACCGCATGCTCGACCAACACGAGGTGACGCTGATCGACATTCGCAACCCGGGTGAGCGCGAATCCGGCGCCATTCCCGGCTCGATCGCAATTCCGTTGGCGCAGTTGCGGACCCGCTTCGCCGACATCCCCACCGATAAGCCCGTCGTGCTGCACTGCGCGGGCGGCTGGCGTTCCAGCGTGGCGGCATCACTGCTACGCGCCGAAGGTTTCGCCGGCGCCGCCGACCTGGTCGGTGGTTACAACGCCTGGGCCGAATCACACATCAGTACCAACTAA
- a CDS encoding DUF302 domain-containing protein, translated as MDIALATTTQGPFDEAVARTRNALGEQGFGVLTEIDIRSTLNAKLGDGAGDELGEYLILGACNPQFAQQALRAFPRIGVLLPCNVVLRTPRGSDAVVVVEAMNPSLMAEVTDEPALVDVAAEVGRRLQAALDSL; from the coding sequence ATGGACATCGCGTTAGCGACCACCACGCAAGGACCGTTCGACGAGGCTGTTGCCCGCACTCGAAACGCATTGGGCGAGCAGGGGTTCGGCGTGCTCACCGAGATAGACATCCGGTCCACGCTCAACGCGAAGCTGGGCGATGGTGCCGGCGACGAGTTGGGGGAGTACCTGATCCTGGGCGCGTGCAACCCCCAGTTCGCTCAGCAGGCGCTCCGCGCGTTTCCGCGGATCGGCGTGCTGTTGCCGTGCAACGTGGTGTTACGGACACCTCGTGGCAGTGATGCGGTGGTCGTCGTCGAGGCGATGAACCCCAGCCTGATGGCCGAGGTGACCGACGAGCCTGCGCTGGTCGATGTCGCTGCCGAGGTCGGCCGACGCCTGCAGGCGGCACTCGACAGCCTCTAG
- a CDS encoding NAD(P)H-dependent amine dehydrogenase family protein yields the protein MTYRVIQWGTGAVGVEALAAVLDDRPDLDLVGVRVYSDAKDGVDVGELLGRPPVGVLATTDVEAILGLDADCVIYTPRITNLEDVCALLAGGKNVVTTAFLFHPRRLPDADRERLLAACTAGGTTVHGGGLNPGNLSGALPLVLSGMSRRIDKITLQERADWSDYDSTHITFDNMSFGRPVDEIRVDGTEFLAFNNELFSEQVWLLADALGADIDEVTSSVEAVPARHDHQIFDHVLTAGTTAGQRWNWVGVRDGEPLIEIETLWTVGNEYPDQWPRPKHGWTLTIEGDPSMQTHFFSLASFTREATMAEHVRAANVATAMQVLNAVPEVCDAEPGFATLATLPLIRSHTGFRRQ from the coding sequence ATGACATATCGGGTAATTCAGTGGGGCACCGGCGCGGTCGGGGTCGAGGCGCTGGCGGCTGTCCTGGACGACCGCCCCGACCTCGACCTGGTCGGGGTGCGGGTGTACTCCGACGCCAAGGACGGTGTCGACGTCGGCGAACTGCTGGGCCGGCCGCCGGTCGGCGTCCTCGCCACCACCGATGTCGAGGCCATTCTCGGACTGGACGCCGACTGTGTCATCTACACACCGCGGATCACGAATCTGGAAGACGTATGCGCGCTGCTGGCCGGCGGCAAGAACGTGGTGACGACAGCGTTTCTGTTCCACCCCCGGCGCCTGCCCGATGCCGACCGCGAGCGACTGCTGGCGGCCTGCACCGCGGGCGGGACGACGGTGCACGGCGGCGGGCTGAACCCCGGCAACCTGTCAGGCGCGCTGCCGTTGGTGCTGTCCGGAATGAGTCGGCGGATCGACAAGATCACGCTGCAGGAGCGCGCCGACTGGTCCGATTACGACAGCACACACATCACGTTCGACAACATGTCGTTCGGCCGGCCGGTGGATGAGATACGCGTCGATGGCACCGAGTTCCTGGCATTCAACAACGAATTGTTCAGCGAGCAGGTGTGGCTGCTGGCCGATGCTTTGGGTGCCGATATCGACGAGGTCACCTCGTCGGTGGAGGCCGTGCCCGCCCGTCACGACCACCAGATCTTCGACCACGTGCTGACTGCCGGCACCACAGCGGGGCAACGGTGGAACTGGGTCGGAGTGCGAGACGGCGAGCCGCTCATCGAGATCGAGACCTTGTGGACCGTGGGCAACGAGTACCCCGACCAGTGGCCGCGACCCAAGCACGGCTGGACGTTGACCATCGAGGGCGATCCGTCCATGCAGACCCACTTCTTCAGTCTGGCCAGCTTTACCCGCGAGGCCACGATGGCCGAGCACGTGCGAGCGGCCAATGTCGCCACCGCGATGCAGGTCCTCAATGCCGTGCCCGAGGTGTGCGACGCCGAACCCGGGTTCGCCACGCTCGCGACGCTGCCATTGATCCGCAGCCACACCGGGTTTCGGCGGCAGTGA
- a CDS encoding rhodanese-like domain-containing protein, with protein MTDVATPKTIDSHGLAELLQTANPPRLLDVRTAAEFETAHIPGSYNVPLDLLREHRDEISNTAQADGVDEWVLVCRSGQRATQAEEALRQHGLPNVHILMGGIVDWEAKGFKVNRGAAKWDLERQVRLVAGSIVLTSILGSIAAPKLKWLAGAIGGGLTFAALSNTCAMGMLLSKLPYNRGASCDVESVVGQLSSCPATRPR; from the coding sequence ATGACTGACGTCGCCACTCCCAAGACCATCGATTCCCACGGTCTTGCCGAACTTCTGCAGACGGCCAACCCGCCCAGGCTGCTCGACGTCCGTACCGCCGCGGAGTTCGAGACCGCGCACATCCCCGGCTCCTACAACGTGCCGCTGGATCTGCTCCGCGAACACCGCGACGAGATCTCGAACACCGCACAGGCCGACGGCGTCGACGAGTGGGTTCTGGTCTGCCGTTCAGGTCAGCGGGCAACCCAGGCCGAAGAGGCGCTGCGGCAGCACGGGCTGCCCAATGTCCACATCCTTATGGGCGGCATTGTCGACTGGGAGGCAAAAGGATTCAAGGTCAATCGCGGTGCTGCGAAGTGGGACCTGGAACGCCAGGTGCGACTGGTGGCCGGATCGATCGTGTTGACTTCGATCTTGGGGAGCATTGCCGCCCCCAAGCTCAAATGGCTGGCAGGCGCCATCGGTGGCGGGCTGACCTTTGCGGCACTGTCCAACACGTGTGCCATGGGCATGCTGTTGTCGAAGCTTCCCTACAACCGCGGCGCCAGTTGCGACGTCGAGTCGGTCGTCGGCCAACTCTCCAGCTGCCCGGCCACTAGGCCACGATGA
- a CDS encoding SDR family NAD(P)-dependent oxidoreductase: MDTPIAVVTGASRGAGRGIATALLSSGWRVYVTGRTVTDPGKGGIAVQLDHSDDAAVGALFERITEQEGRLDLLVNNAAAVHDDLVNPKPFWEKPIELADVLEVGLRSAYVASWYAAPLLLAADHGLIAFTSSPGSVCYMHGPAYGAQKAGIDKLAADMAVDFTDTGVSTVSIWMGILLTEKFKAAFAGHPDALAKTAEHAETPEFTGHLIDALYRDPELAQLSGHTVIGAELAARYGITDEGGRVPPSHRDMLGAPHEPSSVIIR; encoded by the coding sequence GTGGATACCCCGATCGCCGTGGTCACCGGAGCGAGTCGTGGCGCGGGCCGCGGCATCGCCACAGCCCTGCTCTCCTCGGGTTGGCGGGTGTACGTCACCGGCCGCACCGTCACCGACCCCGGAAAAGGCGGCATCGCCGTCCAACTCGACCACTCCGATGACGCTGCCGTGGGTGCGCTGTTCGAGCGGATCACCGAACAGGAGGGCCGGCTGGACCTGCTGGTCAACAATGCCGCCGCGGTGCACGATGACCTGGTCAACCCGAAACCGTTCTGGGAGAAGCCGATCGAGTTGGCCGATGTGCTGGAGGTCGGGTTGCGGTCGGCCTATGTGGCGTCCTGGTACGCCGCGCCGCTGCTGTTGGCCGCCGACCATGGTCTGATCGCGTTCACCTCCTCGCCCGGATCGGTGTGCTACATGCACGGCCCGGCCTACGGCGCTCAGAAGGCCGGCATTGACAAGCTGGCGGCGGACATGGCGGTCGATTTCACCGACACCGGGGTGTCGACGGTGTCGATCTGGATGGGCATCCTGCTCACCGAGAAGTTCAAGGCCGCGTTCGCCGGCCACCCCGACGCGCTGGCCAAGACCGCCGAGCACGCCGAAACTCCGGAGTTCACCGGTCATCTCATCGACGCGCTGTACCGGGACCCGGAGTTGGCTCAACTGTCCGGGCACACCGTGATCGGTGCCGAACTCGCGGCCCGCTACGGCATCACCGACGAAGGTGGCCGGGTGCCGCCGTCACACCGGGACATGCTGGGTGCGCCGCACGAGCCCAGCTCGGTCATCATCAGATAG
- the trxA gene encoding thioredoxin, whose amino-acid sequence MTTRNLSYADFESTIRDNDIVLVDFWASWCGPCRAFAPTFEKSSAAHPEIVHAKVDTQAENELASAMAIQSIPTIAAFREGIMIFRQAGVLPPAALEDLISQIAALDMDEVRASIAAETASTH is encoded by the coding sequence ATGACCACCCGCAACCTCAGCTACGCGGATTTCGAATCCACCATCCGCGACAACGACATCGTCCTGGTCGACTTCTGGGCCTCATGGTGCGGCCCGTGCCGGGCCTTCGCCCCGACCTTCGAGAAGTCCTCGGCCGCCCACCCCGAGATCGTGCACGCCAAGGTCGACACTCAGGCCGAAAACGAACTTGCCTCCGCCATGGCGATCCAGTCCATCCCGACCATCGCCGCATTCCGCGAGGGAATAATGATCTTCCGCCAGGCCGGGGTCTTGCCGCCGGCGGCCCTGGAGGACCTGATCTCCCAGATCGCGGCCCTCGACATGGACGAGGTCCGGGCCTCGATCGCCGCCGAAACCGCCAGCACCCACTGA
- a CDS encoding sulfite exporter TauE/SafE family protein, with translation MIGLTLALAVVVGITLGVLGGGGSILTVPLLAYVAGMDAKQAIAASLLVVGVTSAVGVIAHARAGRVQWRVGLIFGAAGMAGAYLGGLLSRFIPGTVLLIGFALMMVATAVAMLRGRRATDNAEADGRQRQLPVVKILAEGLVVGLVTGLVGAGGGFLVVPALVLLGGLSMPAAVGTSLVVIAMKSFAGLAGYLSTVQIDWRLALMVTAAAVVGGLIGARLTALIKPDVLRKGFGWFVLLMSSVIFAQEVHPALGATVGGLTVLAALANAVCARMARCPLRRSTMTPPRQKVSAGGA, from the coding sequence ATGATCGGCTTGACGCTGGCACTGGCTGTCGTCGTCGGGATCACGCTGGGCGTGCTCGGCGGCGGCGGCTCGATCCTCACGGTTCCACTGCTGGCCTACGTCGCGGGCATGGATGCCAAGCAGGCTATCGCTGCGTCATTGCTGGTCGTGGGTGTGACCAGTGCCGTCGGCGTGATCGCGCATGCCCGGGCGGGCCGGGTGCAGTGGCGGGTCGGCCTGATCTTCGGTGCGGCCGGCATGGCCGGGGCGTATCTGGGTGGCCTGCTGTCACGGTTCATTCCGGGCACGGTGTTGCTGATCGGGTTCGCCCTGATGATGGTCGCCACCGCGGTGGCCATGCTGCGCGGCCGCAGAGCCACCGACAACGCAGAAGCCGATGGCCGGCAGCGGCAGTTGCCGGTGGTGAAGATCCTGGCCGAGGGCCTGGTGGTCGGGTTGGTGACGGGCCTGGTCGGTGCCGGTGGCGGCTTCCTGGTAGTGCCGGCTCTGGTGCTGCTCGGCGGGCTCTCGATGCCGGCGGCCGTGGGCACCTCGTTGGTGGTGATCGCCATGAAATCGTTCGCCGGTCTGGCCGGATACCTGTCCACCGTGCAGATCGACTGGAGGTTGGCCCTGATGGTGACCGCCGCGGCGGTGGTCGGTGGATTGATCGGTGCCCGGTTGACCGCGCTGATCAAACCCGATGTGCTGCGCAAGGGCTTCGGCTGGTTCGTCCTGCTGATGTCGTCGGTCATCTTCGCTCAGGAGGTGCACCCGGCACTCGGCGCCACGGTCGGCGGCCTCACCGTGCTCGCCGCGCTGGCGAACGCGGTGTGCGCCCGCATGGCCCGCTGCCCGCTGCGGCGGAGCACGATGACGCCGCCTCGTCAGAAGGTGTCGGCCGGCGGGGCGTGA